One window of the Corynebacterium glutamicum ATCC 13032 genome contains the following:
- the gap gene encoding type I glyceraldehyde-3-phosphate dehydrogenase, whose product MTIRVGINGFGRIGRNFFRAVLERSDDLEVVAVNDLTDNKTLSTLLKFDSIMGRLGQEVEYDDDSITVGGKRIAVYAERDPKNLDWAAHNVDIVIESTGFFTDANAAKAHIEAGAKKVIISAPASNEDATFVYGVNHESYDPENHNVISGASCTTNCLAPMAKVLNDKFGIENGLMTTVHAYTGDQRLHDAPHRDLRRARAAAVNIVPTSTGAAKAVALVLPELKGKLDGYALRVPVITGSATDLTFNTKSEVTVESINAAIKEAAVGEFGETLAYSEEPLVSTDIVHDSHGSIFDAGLTKVSGNTVKVVSWYDNEWGYTCQLLRLTELVASKL is encoded by the coding sequence ATGACCATTCGTGTTGGTATTAACGGATTTGGCCGTATCGGACGTAACTTCTTCCGCGCAGTTCTGGAGCGCAGCGACGATCTCGAGGTAGTTGCAGTCAACGACCTCACCGACAACAAGACCCTTTCCACCCTTCTCAAGTTCGACTCCATCATGGGCCGCCTTGGCCAGGAAGTTGAATACGACGATGACTCCATCACCGTTGGTGGCAAGCGCATCGCTGTTTACGCAGAGCGCGATCCAAAGAACCTGGACTGGGCTGCACACAACGTTGACATCGTGATCGAGTCCACCGGCTTCTTCACCGATGCAAACGCGGCTAAGGCTCACATCGAAGCAGGTGCCAAGAAGGTCATCATCTCCGCACCAGCAAGCAACGAAGACGCAACCTTCGTTTACGGTGTGAACCACGAGTCCTACGATCCTGAGAACCACAACGTGATCTCCGGCGCATCTTGCACCACCAACTGCCTCGCACCAATGGCAAAGGTCCTAAACGACAAGTTCGGCATCGAGAACGGCCTCATGACCACCGTTCACGCATACACTGGCGACCAGCGCCTGCACGATGCACCTCACCGCGACCTGCGTCGTGCACGTGCAGCAGCAGTCAACATCGTTCCTACCTCCACCGGTGCAGCTAAGGCTGTTGCTCTGGTTCTCCCAGAGCTCAAGGGCAAGCTTGACGGCTACGCACTTCGCGTTCCAGTTATCACCGGTTCCGCAACCGACCTGACCTTCAACACCAAGTCTGAGGTCACCGTTGAGTCCATCAACGCTGCAATCAAGGAAGCTGCAGTCGGCGAGTTCGGCGAGACCCTGGCTTACTCCGAAGAGCCACTGGTTTCCACCGACATCGTCCACGATTCCCACGGCTCCATCTTCGACGCTGGCCTGACCAAGGTCTCCGGCAACACCGTCAAGGTTGTTTCCTGGTACGACAACGAGTGGGGCTACACCTGCCAGCTCCTGCGTCTGACCGAGCTCGTAGCTTCCAAGCTCTAA
- the pgk gene encoding phosphoglycerate kinase yields MAVKTLKDLLDEGVDGRHVIVRSDFNVPLNDDREITDKGRIIASLPTLKALSEGGAKVIVMAHLGRPKGEVNEKYSLAPVAEALSDELGQYVALAADVVGEDAHERANGLTEGDILLLENVRFDPRETSKDEAERTAFAQELAALAADNGAFVSDGFGVVHRAQTSVYDIAKLLPHYAGGLVETEISVLEKIAESPEAPYVVVLGGSKVSDKIGVIEALAAKADKIIVGGGMCYTFLAAQGHNVQQSLLQEEMKATCTDLLARFGDKIVLPVDLVAASEFNKDAEKQIVDLDSIPEGWMSLDIGPESVKNFGEVLSTAKTIFWNGPMGVFEFAAFSEGTRGIAQAIIDATAGNDAFSVVGGGDSAASVRVLGLNEDGFSHISTGGGASLEYLEGKELPGVAILAQ; encoded by the coding sequence ATGGCTGTTAAGACCCTCAAGGACTTGCTCGACGAAGGCGTAGACGGACGCCACGTCATCGTTCGATCTGACTTCAATGTTCCCCTCAACGATGACCGCGAGATCACCGATAAGGGCCGAATCATTGCCTCCCTACCAACCCTTAAAGCACTGAGCGAAGGTGGCGCAAAGGTCATCGTCATGGCTCACCTTGGCCGCCCAAAGGGCGAGGTCAACGAGAAGTACTCCCTCGCACCTGTCGCTGAGGCACTCTCCGATGAGCTTGGCCAGTACGTTGCACTTGCCGCAGACGTTGTTGGCGAAGACGCACACGAGCGCGCAAACGGCCTGACCGAGGGCGACATCCTGCTCCTGGAGAACGTGCGCTTCGACCCACGCGAAACCTCCAAGGACGAGGCAGAGCGCACCGCTTTCGCTCAGGAGCTCGCAGCTCTTGCAGCAGACAACGGCGCATTCGTTTCTGACGGCTTCGGTGTTGTCCACCGCGCACAGACCTCCGTCTACGACATTGCAAAGTTGCTGCCACACTACGCTGGCGGACTGGTAGAGACCGAGATTTCCGTTCTGGAAAAGATCGCAGAATCACCAGAGGCACCATACGTAGTGGTTCTCGGTGGATCCAAGGTCTCTGACAAGATCGGTGTTATTGAGGCGCTGGCTGCCAAGGCTGACAAGATCATCGTCGGTGGCGGCATGTGCTACACCTTCCTCGCAGCTCAGGGACACAACGTTCAGCAGTCCCTCCTGCAGGAAGAAATGAAGGCTACCTGCACCGACCTGCTCGCACGCTTCGGTGACAAGATCGTTCTCCCAGTTGACCTGGTTGCAGCATCCGAATTTAACAAGGACGCAGAGAAGCAGATCGTTGACCTGGACTCCATCCCAGAAGGCTGGATGTCTCTTGACATCGGACCAGAGTCCGTCAAGAACTTCGGTGAGGTTCTCAGCACCGCTAAGACCATCTTCTGGAACGGCCCAATGGGCGTGTTCGAGTTCGCAGCATTCTCTGAAGGCACCCGCGGCATCGCCCAGGCCATCATCGATGCAACTGCAGGCAACGACGCATTCTCCGTTGTTGGCGGTGGCGACTCCGCAGCATCCGTTCGCGTGCTCGGCCTGAACGAAGACGGCTTCTCCCACATCTCCACCGGTGGTGGCGCATCCCTCGAGTACCTTGAAGGCAAGGAACTCCCAGGCGTTGCAATTCTCGCTCAGTAA